A stretch of the Meles meles chromosome 19, mMelMel3.1 paternal haplotype, whole genome shotgun sequence genome encodes the following:
- the LOC123931326 gene encoding N-formyl peptide receptor 2-like, which produces MESNISNPMDGPEEMPQESVRYTVLWILSLVVLVITSVLGILGNGLVIWVAGFQMARTVSIICYLNLALADFSFTATLPFLIVSKAMREQWPFGSFLCKVVHIVVDINLFGSVLIACIALDCCICALHPVWAQNHCTVSLATKVIIRPWILALILTLPAFIFLTTVNDGTGSIYCSFNFAPWGNSTEERTKLTVSIFRASGIIWFIIGFSMPMPIIAICYGLIAAKICKSMIKSSCPLWVVTAVVASFFLCWFPFQLVALSSTVWFKEIFLEGKYKILHVFVNPTSSLALFDSCLNPMLYVFADQDFQKRLIHSLPASLERALSEDVTQ; this is translated from the coding sequence ATGGAAAGCAACATCTCCAACCCTATGGACGGACCTGAAGAGATGCCCCAAGAGTCTGTTCGCTACACAGTTCTATGGATTCTGTCACTGGTGGTGCTTGTGATCACCTCTGTCCTTGGGATCTTGGGCAACGGGCTTGTGATCTGGGTGGCTGGATTCCAGATGGCACGCACAGTCAGCATCATCTGTTACCTGAACCTCGCCTTAGCCGACTTCTCCTTTACTGCTACCCTACCATTCCTCATTGTCTCAAAGGCCATGAGAGAACAGTGGCCTTTTGGATCATTCCTATGCAAGGTGGTTCACATTGTGGTGGACATAAACCTGTTTGGGAGTGTCCTCATTGCTTGCATTGCCCTGGACTGCTGTATTTGTGCCCTGCATCCAGTCTGGGCCCAGAACCACTGTACTGTAAGTCTGGCTACAAAAGTGATCATCAGACCGTGGATTCTTGCCCTAATCCTCACCTTGCCAGCTTTCATCTTCTTGACTACAGTAAATGATGGAACAGGGAGTATATACTGTAGTTTCAACTTTGCACCCTGGGGCAACAGTACTGAAGAGAGGACAAAGTTGACTGTCTCCATATTCAGGGCCAGCGGGATCATCTGGTTTATCATTGGCTTCAGCATGCCGATGCCCATCATTGCTATATGCTATGGGCTCATTGCTGCCAAGATATGCAAAAGCATGATTAAATCTAGCTGTCCCTTATGGGTCGTTACTGCTGTTgtggcttccttctttctctgttggTTCCCCTTTCAACTGGTTGCCCTTTCAAGCACAGTCTGGTTCAAAGAAATATTCTTGGAGGGTAAGTACAAAATTCTTCATGTCTTTGTTAATCCAACAAGCTCCCTGGCCCTCTTCGACAGCTGCCTCAACCCAATGCTCTACGTCTTTGCGGACCAAGACTTCCAAAAGAGATTGATCCACTCCCTACCTGCCAGTCTGGAGAGAGCCCTTAGTGAGGATGTAACCCAGTGA